Proteins from one Fragaria vesca subsp. vesca linkage group LG6, FraVesHawaii_1.0, whole genome shotgun sequence genomic window:
- the LOC101293501 gene encoding uncharacterized protein LOC101293501, giving the protein MATPPSSTAPPSAASQFTYSNPSSSSYFPMPFHLQQPQYPAPYAAAVPPAPAVVYPAPAPAYSLPQQYQQAQQLFQRDAQTITPEALESVKAALANSEIEHKAEAKKKAIPRKAAGQAWEDPTLAEWPENDYRLFCGDLGNEVNDDVLSKAFTRFPSFNMARVVRDKRTGKTKGFGFVSFASPSDLAGALKEMNGKYVGNRPIKLRKSNWRERIDYDALEKQKNFSHKKPKLSKKSVLHK; this is encoded by the exons ATGGCGACTCCACCGTCCTCTACAGCTCCGCCCTCCGCCGCCTCCCAATTCACCTACTCCAACCCCTCCTCCTCCTCCTACTTCCCAATGCCCTTCCACCTCCAGCAACCCCAATACCCGGCCCCTTACGCCGCCGCCGTCCCTCCCGCCCCCGCCGTCGTCTACCCCGCTCCCGCCCCCGCCTACTCTCTCCCCCAGCAGTATCAACAG GCTCAGCAGTTGTTTCAGAGAGACGCGCAGACGATCACGCCGGAGGCTCTGGAGAGCGTGAAGGCTGCGCTTGCGAATAGTGAAATTGAGCACAAGGCCGAGGCTAAGAAGAAGGCGATTCCTCGAAAGGCTGCCGGGCAGGCTTGGGAGGATCCCACCCTCGCAGAGTGGCCCGAAA ATGATTATCGCCTGTTTTGTGGTGATCTTGGTAATGAGGTGAATGATGATGTTCTTTCAAAAGCATTTACTCGATTCCCTTCCTTTAACATGGCCAGA GTTGTCAGAGACAAGAGGACTGGAAAAACTAAGGGATTTGGATTTGTTAGCTTTGCTAGCCCTTCGGACCTGGCTGGAGCACTCAAGGAAATGAATG GCAAGTATGTGGGGAATCGGCCTATCAAACTGCGGAAAAGTAACTGGAGGGAGAGGATAGATTATGATGCATTAGAGAAACAAAAG AACTTCTCTCATAAGAAGCCGAAGCTTTCAAAGAAGAGTGTACTACACAAATGA
- the LOC101293211 gene encoding probable lysine-specific demethylase JMJ14-like — translation MGTELMRVCLKEDNDEFPSVPPGFESFTSFSLKRVNDSEKQDSENLITCNATTSTSGSQSVPMETGNDVADVAKRSQRRRPGINNRRYNNYAEDESDYESLDQSFLQRSLLPKGVIRGCPECSTCQKVSARWHPGDGQRPDIQDAPVFRPTEEEFKDTLKYIASIRPKAEPYGICRIVPPSSWRPPCPLKEKNVWEASKFATRIQRVDKLQNRNSMRKIPKSQNHARKKRRRCTRMGADCPGGGRGFGDDGNCEAEIFGFEPGPMFTLGAFEKYADDFKTQYFSKNEHVTDIGSHLSEVKERWEPSVENIEGEYWRMVEKPTEEIEVLYGADLETGVFGSGFPKMSRQDGSTSEEQYITSGWNLNNFPRLPGSVLSYESSDISGVLVPWLYIGMCFSSFCWHVEDHHLYSLNYMHWGAPKLWYGIPGSEACRFEEVMRKHLPDLFEEQPDLLHKLVTQLSPSILKSNGVPVYRCCQNPGEFVLTFPRAYHSGFNCGFNCAEAVNVAPVDWLPHGQVAIELYQEQGRKTSISHDKLLLGAAREAVRAHWELNLLKKNTFDNLRWKNVCGKDGVLAKVLKARVEMERVRREFLCNSSQALKMESNFDATSERECSICFFDLHLSAAGCHQCSPDRYACLNHAKQFCSCAWSSKFFLFRYDIDELNILLEALEGKLSAVYRWARLDLGLALSSYIGKDNMKIGKLSHASKSTMLEGVSSHPQSNCFKDQLGKEISKDDPGRSTGREESFLSTANSLQVCQLSREDTSYALNSAEKESGMKMTSVETIILLSDDESDEPKKDDGSDEPTKLHSDNLTAISSANELEPSNSLVAPDGKVSPCNVEKVAVLNLPVTDADVMVKRVISPSASGDEKSHIINVKDEQESEGQSRSNSPNLPSALDSVGAEHGPDTCHIGGPKVAISRSDPKDSQPCGNIKPENEDRHEKIVRNADANIVDNVRTATGNPSPSQNNLDRYYRQKGPRIAKVVRRITCIVEPLEFGVVISGKSWCNSQAIFPKGFRSRVKYISVLDPTVRCYYVSEVLDARQAGPLFMVSLEECPGEVFVHNSVGRCWDMVRDRVNQEITRHHKLGRSNLPPLQPPGSLDGFEMFGFTSPVIVQAIEAMDRNRVCSEYWDSRPYSRPQVQIPQKAPSEETRENLNDQEAAGVSLLSSGVDAILGGLFKKANLEELNSLYSILSDNQQTVGRGLVTRLLNEEIQTRRPT, via the exons ATGGGGACAGAACTCATGAGAGTTTGCTTAAAGGAAGACAACGACGAATTTCCCTCAGTTCCACCTGGATTTGAGTCATTTACATCTTTCAGCTTAAAAAGGGTGAATGACAGTGAGAAACAAGATAGTGAAAACCTAATCACTTGCAATGCCACTACTAGTACTTCTGGATCACAGTCTGTTCCGATGGAAACTGGTAATGATGTTGCTGACGTTGCAAAGAGATCTCAACGGAGGAGGCCAGGGATAAATAATAGACGGTATAATAACTATGCAGAGGATGAGTCTGATTATGAGAGCCTTGATCAA AGTTTTCTACAAAGGTCACTTCTTCCTAAGGGGGTTATACGTGGGTGTCCGGAGTGTAGTACCTGCCAAAAG GTATCTGCAAGATGGCATCCAGGTGATGGTCAAAGGCCTGACATCCAGGATGCTCCAGTATTCAGGCCAACTGAAGAG GAGTTCAAAGATACTTTGAAATACATAGCGAGCATACGCCCAAAAGCTGAACCATATGGTATTTGTCGCATTGTTCCTCCCTCTTCATGGAGACCTCCCTGTCCTCTCAAGGAAAAGAATGTCTGGGAGGCTTCTAAGTTTGCTACTCGCATCCAAAGAGTTGACAAGCTTCAGAATCGAAATTCAATGAGAAAAATTCCTAAAAGTCAAAATCATGCGAGGAAGAAAAGGAGAAGATGCACACGAATGGGGGCTGATTGTCCTGGTGGTGGTAGAGGATTTGGGGATGATGGAAATTGTGAGGCAGAAATTTTTGGGTTTGAACCTGGTCCAATGTTTACTTTAGGAGCGTTTGAAAAATACGCTGATGACTTCAAGACCCAATACTTTAGCAAGAATGAACATGTTACTGATATAGGAAGTCACTTGAGTGAAGTCAAAGAGCGCTGGGAGCCATCTGTGGAAAATATTGAGGGTGAATATTGGCGGATGGTGGAGAAACCTACAGAAGAAATTGAG GTTCTATATGGGGCTGATTTGGAAACAGGAGTTTTTGGAAGTGGTTTTCCCAAGATGTCCCGTCAGGACGGTTCTACTTCAGAGGAGCAGTATATAACATCTGGCTGGAACTTGAACAACTTTCCTAGACTGCCTGGATCTGTCCTTTCTTACGAAAGCAGTGATATATCTGGTGTTCTGGTGCCATGGTTATATATAGGGATGTGCTTTTCTTCCTTTTGCTGG CATGTTGAAGATCACCACTTGTACTCTTTAAATTACATGCATTGGGGTGCTCCAAAGTTGTGGTATGGTATCCCTGGTAGCGAGGCCTGTAGATTTGAAGAGGTTATGAGAAAGCACCTCCCTGACCTATTTGAAGAACAACCTGACTTGCTTCATAAGCTG GTAACACAGCTCTCCCCCTCAATACTGAAATCTAATGGGGTACCAGTGTACAGATGTTGTCAGAATCCTGGAGAGTTTGTTCTGACCTTTCCTCGAGCGTACCACTCAGGATTCAACTGTGGTTTCAATTGTGCAGAGGCAGTTAATGTAGCTCCTGTTGATTGGTTGCCACATGGACAGGTTGCTATAGAGCTATACCAAGAGCAGGGACGAAAGACATCCATTTCCCACGATAAATTGTTGCTTGGTGCTGCAAGGGAGGCAGTAAGAGCACATTGGGAACTCAATTTACTGAAGAAGAACACTTTCGATAACTTAAGATGGAAAAATGTCTGTGGAAAGGATGGAGTCTTAGCCAAAGTTCTCAAG GCACGTGTTGAAATGGAGCGGGTGAGGAGGGAATTTCTTTGCAATTCTTCCCAGGCATTAAAGATGGAGAGCAATTTTGATGCCACGAGTGAGAGGGAATGCAGTATATGCTTTTTCGATTTGCATCTGTCAGCAGCTGGTTGTCATCAATGTTCCCCAGATAGATATGCTTGCTTGAATCATGCAAAGCAATTCTGTTCTTGTGCTTGGAGCTCTAAGTTTTTCCTCTTCCGTTATGACATCGATGAATTAAACATCCTTCTTGAGGCATTGGAAGGAAAGTTGAGTGCAGTATACAGGTGGGCTAGGCTAGATCTTGGATTGGCCTTGAGTTCTTATATTGGCAAAGACAACATGAAAATTGGTAAATTATCGCACGCCTCCAAGAGTACTATGCTTGAAGGAGTGAGCTCACATCCACAAAGCAATTGTTTTAAAGATCAACTGGGGAAAGAAATCTCTAAAGATGATCCAGGAAGGTCAACTGGGAGAGAAGAATCATTTCTTAGCACTGCCAACTCTCTGCAGGTTTGCCAGTTGTCACGAGAAGACACATCCTATGCTTTGAACTCGGCTGAAAAGGAATCTGGGATGAAGATGACTTCAGTTGAGACTATTATACTTCTTAGTGATGATGAAAGTGATGAGCCCAAGAAGGATGATGGAAGTGATGAGCCAACGAAGCTACATTCAGACAACCTTACAGCGATATCTTCTGCTAATGAGTTAGAACCTTCTAATAGCTTGGTGGCTCCTGATGGAAAAGTGAGCCCTTGTAATGTTGAAAAAGTTGCGGTCTTGAATTTGCCTGTGACAGACGCAGATGTTATGGTTAAAAGAGTTATTAGTCCGTCGGCTAGTGGAGATGAAAAATCTCATATTATAAATGTGAAAGATGAACAGGAGAGTGAAGGTCAATCACGATCCAATTCACCTAACCTTCCTTCCGCATTAGATTCTGTTGGGGCAGAACATGGACCAGACACTTGCCATATTGGTGGGCCAAAGGTTGCTATTTCCAGGAGTGACCCGAAAGATTCACAGCCGTGTGGCAATATAAAACCTGAGAATGAGGACAGACATGAAAAGATAGTAAGAAATGCTGATGCCAATATAGTGGACAATGTGAGAACTGCAACTGGAAACCCATCACCCAGCCAAAATAATTTGGACAGATATTATCGCCAGAAGGGTCCCCGTATTGCAAAGGTAGTGCGGAGGATCACCTGCATTGTTGAGCCTCTAGAATTTGGAGTCGTGATCTCTGGAAAGTCATGGTGTAACAGCCAAGCCATTTTTCCAAAAG GATTTAGGAGCCGGGTTAAGTACATCAGTGTTCTTGATCCTACTGTTAGGTGTTATTATGTCTCGGAAGTACTTGATGCAAGACAGGCTGGACCTCTCTTCATG GTTTCTCTGGAGGAGTGTCCAGGTGAGGTTTTCGTCCATAATTCAGTTGGCAGATGCTGGGATATGGTGAGAGATAGAGTCAATCAAGAAATCACGAGGCACCATAAGTTGGGAAGATCGAACCTTCCTCCTTTGCAGCCACCTGGGAGTCTTGATGGCTTTGAAATGTTTGGGTTTACTTCACCTGTTATTGTACAG GCCATCGAGGCAATGGATAGGAATCGTGTTTGTTCTGAGTACTGGGACTCTCGGCCCTATTCCCGACCTCAAGTACAGATTCCACAAAAAGCTCCATCTGAAGAAACTAGAGAAAACTTAAATGATCAAGAGGCTGCTGGCGTTAGTCTCTTATCTAGTGGGGTTGATGCAATACTTGGAGGCCTGTTCAAGAAGGCTAACCTAGAAGAATTAAACTCACTATACAGCATCTTAAGTGACAATCAGCAAACTGTCGGACGAGGCCTAGTGACGCGACTTCTTAATGAAGAGATTCAAACTCGTCGGCCAACATGA